In Sphingomonas psychrotolerans, the following proteins share a genomic window:
- the nhaA gene encoding Na+/H+ antiporter NhaA gives MIHRVRSATRDFLHSEAAGGIVLMAAAACAMLVANLPGWSVAYFHALHVETGPVISPKFGPMTVHLWINDAAMALFFLLVGLEIKREFVAGRLASWERRRLPVLAAAAGMAAPALLYLLVAGSQPRLVQGWAIPAATDIAFAIGVLAILGKRAPTSLKLFLTTVAIVDDLGAVAIIALFYTAGLDLVALAFAAAVLLTMVLLNRRGVRRLSPYLLLAMLLWVFVFRSGVHATVAGVAAALTIPIGARDGESPLHRLEHALHPWSAFLVVPLFGFANAGVSLAGVTPAVLLAPLPLGIALGLFVGKQLGIFGSVWIAHRTGFAPKPGWSSWPQIYGVSLLAGIGFTMSLFIGGLAFAGDAALTDEVKIGVLGGSLLSAVAGYLVLRFAPPRRMLALRLIVRRRGS, from the coding sequence ATGATCCACCGCGTCCGCTCGGCGACTCGCGACTTCCTGCACAGCGAGGCAGCGGGCGGAATCGTGCTGATGGCAGCGGCGGCGTGCGCGATGCTGGTCGCCAATCTGCCCGGCTGGTCGGTCGCTTATTTCCACGCGCTGCATGTCGAGACCGGCCCGGTGATCAGCCCGAAATTCGGGCCGATGACAGTGCATCTGTGGATCAACGACGCTGCGATGGCTTTGTTCTTCCTGCTCGTCGGGCTCGAGATCAAGCGCGAGTTCGTGGCGGGGCGGCTGGCGAGCTGGGAGCGGCGGCGGCTACCGGTGCTCGCCGCGGCGGCGGGGATGGCGGCACCTGCTTTGCTCTATCTGCTGGTTGCGGGGAGCCAGCCGCGGCTCGTCCAGGGCTGGGCGATCCCCGCGGCGACCGACATCGCCTTTGCGATCGGCGTGCTCGCGATCCTCGGCAAGCGCGCGCCGACCTCGCTCAAGCTGTTCCTCACCACCGTCGCGATCGTCGACGATCTCGGCGCGGTGGCGATCATCGCCTTGTTCTACACCGCCGGGCTCGACCTCGTCGCGCTGGCCTTTGCGGCGGCGGTGTTGCTGACGATGGTCCTGCTCAATCGGCGCGGGGTGCGGCGGCTCTCGCCCTATCTGTTGCTCGCGATGTTGCTGTGGGTCTTCGTGTTCCGTTCGGGCGTGCACGCCACGGTCGCCGGCGTTGCGGCGGCGCTGACCATCCCGATCGGCGCGCGCGATGGCGAATCGCCGCTCCACCGGCTCGAGCATGCGCTCCACCCCTGGTCGGCGTTCCTCGTCGTCCCGCTATTCGGCTTCGCCAATGCCGGCGTCTCGCTCGCGGGCGTGACACCTGCGGTGCTGCTCGCGCCGCTACCACTCGGCATCGCGCTGGGATTGTTCGTCGGCAAGCAGTTGGGCATCTTCGGCAGTGTCTGGATCGCGCACCGCACCGGGTTCGCGCCGAAGCCGGGCTGGTCGAGCTGGCCGCAAATTTATGGCGTGTCGCTGCTCGCCGGGATCGGCTTCACGATGAGCCTGTTCATCGGCGGGTTGGCTTTTGCAGGCGACGCCGCGCTCACCGACGAGGTCAAGATCGGGGTGCTCGGCGGATCCTTGCTGTCGGCGGTTGCCGGCTATCTGGTGCTGCGATTCGCGCCGCCGCGGCGCATGCTGGCGCTCAGGCTGATCGTAAGACGGCGGGGGTCCTGA
- a CDS encoding SixA phosphatase family protein has product MKTLTLLRHAKSGWDDPVARDFDRPLNPKGQRAAAMVGRHMKSLGLAFDHVVASPAVRVVETLDQVSHGYGSDLAPAWDQRIYLASAATLLDVVHALPAGAGHVLLAGHNPGLEELVLLLVPDDGGALRDEVEVKFPTATLAEMTFAADHWDDVRAGAAMLTRFVRPRDLDPGLGPDTP; this is encoded by the coding sequence ATGAAGACGCTCACGCTGCTGCGCCACGCCAAATCGGGCTGGGACGATCCCGTCGCGCGCGATTTCGATCGGCCGCTCAATCCCAAGGGCCAGCGCGCCGCGGCGATGGTCGGGCGCCATATGAAGTCGCTGGGGCTCGCCTTCGATCATGTCGTCGCCTCGCCGGCGGTGCGCGTGGTCGAGACGCTCGATCAGGTGAGCCACGGTTATGGCAGCGATCTCGCCCCCGCCTGGGATCAGCGGATCTATCTCGCCTCGGCCGCGACGCTTCTCGACGTGGTGCATGCTCTGCCCGCCGGCGCCGGGCACGTGTTGCTCGCCGGACACAATCCGGGGCTCGAGGAACTGGTGTTGCTGCTGGTGCCCGACGATGGCGGTGCCTTGCGCGACGAAGTGGAAGTGAAGTTCCCCACCGCGACGCTCGCCGAGATGACCTTCGCGGCGGATCATTGGGACGATGTCCGGGCGGGGGCCGCAATGCTCACCCGCTTCGTGCGTCCACGCGATCTCGATCCCGGCCTCGGTCCCGATACGCCCTAG
- a CDS encoding MarR family winged helix-turn-helix transcriptional regulator encodes MPAALPLDDQLCFSLYATSMAINRAYKPMLDQLGITYPQYLVLHALWEQDGRTVGAIAERLALESSTVTPLVKRLEAAGFVTRERNPDDERQVRVGLTERGSAMREQSGCLAEALLERAGMSGEQLGALNHQVQALWHALRTPRE; translated from the coding sequence GTGCCCGCCGCCCTTCCGCTCGACGACCAGCTCTGCTTCTCGCTCTACGCGACGAGCATGGCGATCAATCGTGCCTATAAGCCGATGCTCGACCAGCTCGGCATCACCTATCCGCAATATCTGGTGCTTCATGCGTTGTGGGAGCAGGACGGCCGAACCGTCGGCGCGATCGCCGAACGGCTCGCGCTCGAATCAAGCACGGTGACGCCACTGGTGAAGCGGTTGGAAGCGGCGGGCTTCGTCACGCGCGAACGCAATCCGGACGATGAGCGTCAGGTCCGGGTGGGACTCACCGAACGCGGCTCGGCGATGCGCGAACAATCCGGCTGCCTCGCCGAAGCGCTGCTCGAGCGCGCGGGGATGAGCGGCGAGCAGCTTGGAGCGCTCAACCACCAGGTCCAGGCGCTCTGGCACGCGCTCCGGACGCCACGGGAATGA
- a CDS encoding beta-ketoacyl-ACP synthase III, producing the protein MTLRSVIIGTGSFLPKRRVSNAELAERVDTTDEWIVERTGIRFRHIAGDDETTSTLATAAARSAIESAGIEATSIDLIVLATATPDQTFPASATRVQTALGINDCVAFDVAAVCSGFLYAVQVADSMIRAGAHKRALVIGAETFSRILDWEDRATCVLFGDGAGAIVLEGQESAEQGGRGILATRLHADGRYNDLLYVDGGPSSTGTVGKLRMKGREVFRHAVVNLAAVMSESLAAAGLSSDEVDWVVPHQANARILDATARKLGLAPGKVVVTVDQHANTSAASVPLALDTAVRDGRIKQGDLIVLEAMGGGFTWGAAVVRF; encoded by the coding sequence GTGACACTCCGTTCGGTGATTATCGGTACCGGCTCGTTCCTGCCGAAGAGACGTGTTTCCAATGCGGAACTGGCGGAGCGTGTCGACACCACCGACGAATGGATCGTCGAGCGCACCGGAATCCGGTTCCGCCACATCGCCGGCGATGACGAGACGACGAGCACGCTGGCGACCGCCGCGGCGCGCTCCGCGATCGAATCGGCGGGGATCGAAGCGACCAGCATCGACTTGATCGTGCTCGCCACCGCCACCCCGGATCAGACCTTCCCGGCCAGCGCGACTCGCGTCCAGACCGCACTCGGCATCAACGATTGCGTCGCGTTCGACGTCGCCGCGGTGTGCTCGGGCTTCCTCTATGCGGTGCAGGTCGCCGATTCGATGATCCGCGCGGGCGCCCACAAGCGCGCATTGGTGATCGGCGCCGAGACCTTCAGCCGCATCCTCGACTGGGAAGACCGCGCGACCTGCGTGTTGTTCGGCGACGGTGCCGGTGCGATCGTCCTCGAGGGGCAGGAAAGCGCGGAGCAGGGCGGCCGCGGCATCCTTGCGACGCGACTGCACGCCGACGGCCGCTATAACGACTTGCTCTACGTCGATGGCGGCCCTTCCAGCACAGGTACCGTCGGCAAGCTTCGGATGAAGGGTCGCGAAGTGTTCCGCCACGCCGTGGTCAATCTGGCGGCAGTGATGTCGGAATCGCTCGCAGCCGCAGGCCTGTCGTCGGACGAGGTGGACTGGGTGGTCCCGCATCAGGCCAATGCCCGCATCCTCGACGCCACCGCCCGCAAATTGGGCCTCGCGCCCGGGAAGGTGGTGGTGACGGTCGACCAGCACGCCAACACCTCCGCCGCCTCGGTACCGCTTGCGCTCGACACTGCGGTCCGCGACGGCCGAATCAAGCAAGGCGATCTCATCGTCCTCGAAGCGATGGGCGGCGGATTTACATGGGGTGCAGCGGTCGTACGTTTCTGA
- the plsX gene encoding phosphate acyltransferase PlsX yields the protein MTTSMRIAVDAMGGDEGIAVMLAGVARARRRFEGMEFILVGDEAQIREGLNSHPNLTAASEIVHAAGVVTSHEKPSAAIRRAKTTSMGIAIDMVKKGRAGAAVSSGNTGALMAMAKLSLRTMPGIDRPALAALMPTLGENDTVMLDLGANTEVDAQNLIQFAVMGAAYARIALDLENPRVALLNIGTEEMKGTDKIRDAAAELRAATHLRLDFKGFIEGNKLSRGEVDVIVCDGFSGNIALKTIEGTARFVADLLKRAFSSSTRSKIGFLISRPATELLRTHLDPNNHNGAIFLGLNGIVVKSHGSANEVGVDTAIGFAAKMLRDDLNRRIAEDLGNFEAKAA from the coding sequence ATGACCACTTCCATGCGAATCGCCGTCGACGCCATGGGCGGTGACGAGGGGATCGCGGTCATGCTTGCCGGGGTGGCGCGTGCGCGCCGTCGCTTCGAGGGGATGGAATTCATCCTCGTCGGCGACGAGGCGCAGATCCGCGAGGGTCTGAACAGTCATCCCAATCTCACTGCCGCGTCGGAGATCGTCCACGCGGCGGGCGTCGTCACGTCCCACGAAAAGCCGAGCGCCGCGATCCGCCGCGCCAAGACCACGTCGATGGGAATCGCCATCGACATGGTGAAGAAGGGCCGCGCCGGCGCCGCGGTCTCCTCAGGCAATACCGGTGCGTTGATGGCGATGGCCAAGCTGTCGCTGCGTACCATGCCCGGCATCGATCGCCCCGCGCTCGCCGCCTTGATGCCGACTCTGGGCGAGAATGATACGGTCATGCTCGATCTCGGCGCCAACACCGAAGTCGATGCGCAAAATCTCATCCAGTTCGCGGTGATGGGCGCCGCTTATGCGCGAATCGCGCTCGACCTCGAAAATCCCCGAGTCGCGCTGCTCAATATCGGCACCGAGGAGATGAAGGGGACCGACAAGATCCGCGACGCGGCCGCCGAATTGCGCGCCGCGACGCATCTTCGACTCGACTTCAAGGGGTTCATCGAAGGCAATAAGCTGTCGCGCGGCGAAGTCGACGTGATCGTCTGCGACGGCTTTTCGGGCAATATCGCATTGAAGACGATCGAAGGCACCGCACGCTTCGTGGCGGATTTGCTCAAGCGCGCTTTCTCCAGTTCGACTCGCTCGAAGATCGGCTTTCTGATCTCGCGGCCGGCGACAGAATTGCTGCGCACCCATCTCGATCCCAACAATCACAATGGCGCTATCTTCCTCGGGCTCAACGGCATCGTCGTTAAGAGCCATGGCAGCGCGAACGAAGTGGGCGTAGATACCGCCATCGGCTTCGCAGCGAAAATGCTGCGCGACGACCTCAATCGGCGAATCGCCGAGGATCTCGGGAATTTCGAGGCAAAGGCTGCGTGA
- a CDS encoding organic hydroperoxide resistance protein, producing the protein MSVDVKYRTRATSTGGRDGEARSEDGRFVARLSTPKELGGAGGDGTNPEQLFAAGYSACFIGALKVAGQQLKLKVPVETTVTATVGIGPRAAGGFGITADLEVSLPGVDRDDAEKLVAAAHQICPYSNATRGNVDVGLSIA; encoded by the coding sequence ATGTCCGTAGACGTGAAGTACCGCACCCGCGCCACCTCCACCGGCGGCCGCGACGGCGAGGCCCGTTCCGAGGACGGCCGTTTCGTCGCCAGGCTTTCGACGCCGAAGGAACTGGGCGGCGCAGGCGGCGACGGCACCAATCCCGAGCAGCTGTTCGCGGCGGGCTATTCGGCCTGCTTCATCGGCGCGCTCAAGGTCGCCGGGCAACAGCTCAAGCTCAAGGTGCCCGTCGAGACGACGGTGACCGCTACCGTCGGCATCGGCCCCCGTGCGGCGGGCGGGTTCGGCATCACTGCCGATCTCGAAGTCAGCCTGCCCGGAGTCGATCGCGACGATGCCGAGAAGCTGGTCGCGGCGGCGCACCAGATCTGCCCCTATTCGAACGCGACGCGGGGCAATGTCGATGTCGGGCTGAGCATCGCCTGA
- a CDS encoding integration host factor subunit alpha: protein MPVAGTLTRADLAESLHREVGLSRADAARLVEQILTHMCEALSKGENVKISGFGSFILRDKGERVGRNPKTGVEVPIAPRRVLTFRASQMMRDRIVAGS from the coding sequence ATGCCGGTTGCGGGCACGCTGACCAGGGCAGATTTGGCCGAATCGCTACATCGCGAAGTCGGTCTGTCGCGCGCCGATGCTGCCCGCCTCGTCGAGCAGATCCTGACGCATATGTGCGAGGCCCTTTCGAAGGGTGAGAACGTCAAGATCTCGGGCTTCGGCAGCTTCATCCTGCGCGACAAGGGCGAACGCGTCGGCCGCAATCCCAAGACCGGAGTCGAAGTGCCGATCGCACCCCGCCGGGTGCTCACCTTCAGAGCCAGCCAGATGATGCGCGACCGCATCGTGGCAGGCAGCTGA
- a CDS encoding MerR family transcriptional regulator — protein MPTAEKAPGALRTIGELAQEIGRPQHILRYWETRFPQLRPLTRAGNRRYYRPDDVALVRRIHHLLTDEGYTIRGVQKLLAEEKASKSAPRSSAEAFRAVRNALVKALEEDGG, from the coding sequence ATGCCGACCGCGGAGAAGGCGCCCGGCGCCCTCCGCACCATAGGCGAACTTGCGCAGGAAATCGGCCGTCCCCAGCATATATTGCGATATTGGGAGACGCGGTTCCCGCAATTGCGGCCGCTGACCCGCGCCGGCAACCGCCGCTATTACCGCCCCGACGACGTCGCACTGGTGCGCCGCATCCATCACCTGCTCACCGACGAAGGCTATACGATCCGCGGCGTGCAGAAGCTGCTGGCCGAGGAGAAAGCAAGCAAGTCTGCTCCCAGGAGCAGCGCCGAGGCGTTTCGTGCCGTCCGCAACGCGCTGGTCAAGGCACTCGAGGAAGACGGCGGCTAG
- a CDS encoding lysine--tRNA ligase, translating into MTDKQTLRAAALESKAWPYEEARKLLKRYPDGAPAKGHVLFETGYGPSGLPHIGTFNEVLRTTMVRRAFEALSDIPTRLIAFSDDMDGLRKVPDNVPNKEMLTAHLGKPLTRIPDPFGTHESFAAHNNALLREFLDRFGFEYEFVSSTDYYAGGIFDDALKNVLRHYQGIMDVMLPTLRKERQATYSPVLPVSPKSGVVLQVPIEVLDAETGMIAFEDEGERIEQSILGGRAKLQWKVDWAMRWVALGVDYEMAGKDLIDSVIQSSKIARVLGGRPPEGFNYEMFLDEKGEKISKSKGNGLSLDQWLTYGPDESLAFYIYREPKKAKALHLGLIPRAVDDYWQFRANYAEQPIAQKLGNPVHHIHNGPPPGETLPVTFGLLLNLVGVMGEASKEQVWGYLANYVPDATPETYPALDSLIGYALAYARDFVTPTLNKRAPEGVEVDALKRLDAELAALPADAPAEDIQNVVYEIGKTGGFENLRDWFKALYETLLGSEQGPRMGSFIALYGIANSRKLISEALARA; encoded by the coding sequence ATGACCGACAAGCAGACGCTCCGCGCAGCCGCGCTCGAATCCAAGGCCTGGCCCTATGAAGAGGCCCGGAAACTACTCAAGCGCTATCCCGACGGTGCGCCGGCAAAAGGGCATGTGCTGTTCGAGACCGGCTATGGCCCGTCGGGGCTGCCGCATATCGGCACCTTCAACGAAGTGCTGCGCACGACGATGGTGCGTCGCGCGTTTGAGGCGCTGAGCGACATTCCGACGCGGCTGATCGCGTTCAGCGACGATATGGACGGGCTTCGGAAAGTCCCCGACAACGTCCCCAACAAGGAGATGCTGACCGCGCATCTCGGCAAGCCGCTGACGCGCATCCCCGATCCTTTCGGCACGCATGAGAGCTTCGCCGCGCACAACAACGCGTTGCTCCGCGAATTCCTCGATCGCTTCGGCTTCGAGTACGAGTTCGTCTCGTCGACCGATTATTATGCCGGCGGCATTTTCGACGACGCGCTGAAGAACGTACTGCGCCACTATCAGGGCATCATGGACGTGATGCTGCCGACGCTGCGCAAAGAGCGCCAGGCGACTTATTCGCCGGTGCTGCCGGTCAGCCCGAAGTCCGGCGTGGTGCTGCAGGTGCCGATCGAAGTGCTCGACGCCGAGACGGGCATGATCGCGTTCGAGGATGAGGGTGAGCGCATCGAGCAATCGATCCTCGGCGGCCGGGCCAAGCTCCAGTGGAAAGTCGATTGGGCGATGCGCTGGGTCGCTTTGGGCGTCGATTACGAGATGGCGGGCAAGGATCTGATCGACTCGGTGATCCAGTCGTCGAAGATCGCGCGGGTGCTCGGCGGCAGGCCGCCCGAGGGCTTCAATTACGAGATGTTCCTCGACGAGAAGGGCGAGAAGATCTCGAAGTCGAAGGGTAATGGGCTCAGCCTCGACCAATGGCTGACCTATGGCCCCGACGAGAGTCTCGCTTTCTACATCTATCGCGAGCCGAAAAAGGCCAAGGCGCTGCATCTCGGGCTGATTCCGCGCGCGGTGGACGATTATTGGCAGTTCCGCGCCAATTACGCCGAGCAGCCGATCGCGCAGAAGCTCGGCAATCCGGTCCACCATATCCACAATGGCCCACCGCCCGGCGAGACTTTGCCCGTGACTTTCGGGCTGCTGCTCAACCTCGTCGGGGTGATGGGCGAGGCGAGCAAGGAGCAGGTCTGGGGCTATCTCGCCAATTACGTTCCCGACGCGACACCGGAGACCTATCCCGCGCTCGACTCGCTGATCGGCTATGCGCTGGCTTATGCGCGCGATTTCGTGACGCCGACGCTGAACAAGCGCGCGCCCGAGGGAGTCGAGGTCGACGCGCTGAAACGGCTCGATGCCGAGCTGGCGGCGCTGCCTGCCGATGCTCCGGCCGAGGACATCCAGAATGTCGTCTACGAGATCGGCAAGACCGGCGGGTTCGAGAATCTACGCGACTGGTTCAAGGCGCTCTACGAAACCTTGCTCGGCTCGGAGCAGGGGCCGCGGATGGGCAGCTTCATTGCGCTGTACGGGATCGCTAACAGCCGCAAGCTGATTTCCGAGGCGCTCGCAAGGGCATGA
- a CDS encoding MFS transporter → MGGFAIGTTEFATMSLVPYFARGLRIDEPAAGHVISAYALGVVVGAPLLAVLGARMARRTLLIVLMASFGLFNGLSALALTYDWMLVFRFLSGLPHGAYFGIAAHFRSLCLAVFAIGFAGALGAILQTRLMDVVGDAQGLAASLNHSAFDTANALGTWLGGLAIAAGWGWTSTGYVAAGLALGGFVVWCVAMLAERRALRTPAVLRSA, encoded by the coding sequence ATGGGCGGGTTCGCGATCGGTACCACCGAATTCGCGACGATGAGCCTCGTTCCCTATTTCGCGCGGGGGCTGAGGATCGACGAGCCGGCCGCGGGGCATGTGATCAGCGCTTATGCGCTCGGCGTGGTGGTCGGCGCGCCTTTGCTCGCGGTGCTGGGCGCCAGGATGGCGCGGCGGACGCTGCTGATCGTGCTGATGGCCAGCTTCGGACTGTTCAACGGGCTGAGCGCGCTTGCGCTGACCTATGACTGGATGCTGGTCTTCCGCTTTCTGAGCGGGCTGCCCCACGGGGCCTACTTCGGGATCGCCGCGCATTTCCGGTCGCTCTGCCTCGCAGTGTTCGCGATCGGCTTTGCCGGGGCGCTCGGCGCGATCCTCCAGACGCGGCTGATGGACGTCGTCGGCGACGCGCAGGGGCTGGCGGCGTCGCTCAACCATTCGGCGTTCGACACTGCCAATGCGCTCGGGACCTGGCTCGGCGGGCTGGCGATCGCCGCCGGCTGGGGCTGGACCTCGACTGGCTATGTCGCCGCCGGTCTCGCGTTGGGCGGGTTCGTGGTCTGGTGCGTCGCGATGCTGGCCGAACGCCGCGCGCTCAGGACCCCCGCCGTCTTACGATCAGCCTGA
- a CDS encoding ATP-dependent DNA helicase — translation MTPPLPYPALHASHGGIWIATAEETRAVSRGEAIRFAADTPILLLNAPLVGQRLGHPELNGLDLLELFAFLHPARFMVPTPKGLARAAGIDMPANDRDVAAFLRDAAAALLAVPAGQWAEREGAWNSLQSLFRLRWPWAPALSAAVAKPAQAERWPFSKLPEWEERPPRPTPRTVTLPDADIAERLARLTGSGAEQRLGQRDYAVAAAAAFAPRAVRDSPNLVLAEAGTGIGKTLGYLAPASLWAERAEGPVWVSTFTKALQRQLAHEGERLFADPETRKRRIVTRKGRENYLCLLNLEDALQGGFAGRAAILAQLVARWAAYSADGDMIGGDLPGWLPTLFRRNGSTALTDRRGECIYAGCPHYRKCFIERAARASAEADIVIANHALVMVNAARGRESATRPTRYVFDEGHHLFDAADAMFSAALTGQEAIEIRRWITGPESGSRGRRRGLAARLSDVASYDEEGGLAIGEAVDAARALPSDGWLQRLNEGEPFGPVEALLATVRGLVYARDVNGSGDAGYGLETELAEPDGALVEAAGPAGAALDALVRPLVKLGRRLEAVLADAPDWMDGPARARIEGAIASLGWRAETVGAWLALIARIGGPADPEYVDWLAVDRVEGREYDVGLHRHWLDPSKPFAKTVLEPAHGAVITSATLRAGGDWNVAEARSGASHLLRPAQRFEAISPFDYPGQAEVLIVTDVKRGDLPALANAYARLVVAADGGTLGLFTAIRRLRAVHARIADRLAREGLPLLAQHVDPIDTGTLVDIFRDDPRTSLLGTDALRDGVDVPGHSLRLVVMEGVPWPKPSVLHAARRLAGGGTAYDDRIVRARLAQAFGRLIRRADDRGTFILLSAASPSRLLDAFPPGTPVARVTLDEAVVRVRLSLDARLRHGAPATA, via the coding sequence ATGACGCCGCCTCTGCCCTATCCCGCGCTCCATGCCAGCCATGGCGGCATCTGGATCGCCACCGCGGAGGAAACCCGCGCGGTCAGCCGGGGCGAGGCGATCCGGTTCGCTGCCGATACGCCGATTCTCCTGCTCAATGCGCCGCTGGTGGGGCAACGGCTCGGTCATCCCGAGCTCAACGGGCTCGATCTGCTGGAATTGTTCGCCTTTCTCCATCCCGCGCGCTTCATGGTGCCGACGCCCAAAGGCCTCGCCCGGGCGGCGGGGATCGACATGCCGGCGAACGATAGGGATGTCGCCGCTTTCCTGCGCGACGCCGCCGCGGCTTTGCTCGCGGTGCCTGCCGGGCAATGGGCGGAGCGCGAAGGTGCGTGGAATTCGCTCCAGTCGCTGTTCCGGTTGCGCTGGCCTTGGGCACCGGCACTGAGCGCGGCGGTGGCCAAGCCGGCGCAGGCCGAGCGCTGGCCATTCTCGAAGCTGCCCGAATGGGAAGAACGCCCGCCCCGGCCGACGCCGCGCACTGTCACCCTGCCCGACGCCGACATCGCCGAACGGCTCGCGCGGCTCACCGGCAGCGGTGCCGAGCAGCGGCTGGGGCAGCGCGATTATGCCGTCGCCGCCGCGGCTGCCTTCGCGCCGCGTGCGGTGCGCGATTCGCCCAATCTGGTGCTCGCCGAGGCGGGTACCGGGATCGGCAAGACGCTGGGTTATCTCGCCCCAGCGTCGCTCTGGGCCGAACGCGCCGAGGGGCCGGTCTGGGTATCGACCTTCACCAAGGCGCTGCAACGCCAGCTCGCGCACGAAGGCGAACGGCTGTTCGCCGATCCCGAGACCCGCAAGCGGCGGATCGTCACGCGCAAGGGGCGTGAGAATTATCTCTGCCTGCTCAATCTCGAGGATGCGCTGCAGGGCGGGTTCGCCGGCCGCGCGGCGATCCTCGCGCAATTGGTGGCGCGCTGGGCGGCGTACAGCGCCGATGGCGACATGATCGGTGGCGACTTGCCCGGTTGGCTGCCCACCTTGTTCCGCCGCAACGGCTCGACAGCGCTGACTGATCGGCGCGGCGAATGCATCTATGCTGGCTGCCCGCATTACCGGAAATGCTTCATCGAGCGCGCCGCGCGGGCGAGTGCCGAGGCCGACATCGTCATCGCGAACCACGCATTGGTGATGGTCAATGCCGCGCGCGGCCGCGAGTCGGCGACCCGGCCGACGCGCTATGTGTTCGACGAGGGACATCATTTGTTCGATGCCGCCGATGCGATGTTCTCGGCGGCGCTCACCGGGCAGGAGGCGATCGAGATCCGCCGCTGGATCACCGGTCCCGAATCGGGGTCGCGCGGGCGGCGGCGCGGATTGGCGGCGCGCCTCTCCGACGTCGCGAGCTATGACGAGGAAGGCGGCCTGGCGATCGGCGAGGCAGTCGATGCCGCTCGCGCGCTGCCCAGCGACGGCTGGCTTCAGCGGCTGAATGAGGGGGAGCCCTTCGGCCCGGTCGAAGCGTTGCTCGCCACGGTGCGCGGGCTGGTCTATGCGCGCGACGTCAACGGATCGGGCGATGCCGGCTACGGCCTCGAGACCGAGCTCGCCGAGCCCGACGGCGCATTGGTCGAGGCGGCGGGGCCGGCGGGCGCCGCGCTCGATGCGCTCGTCCGCCCTTTGGTGAAGCTCGGCCGCCGGCTCGAGGCGGTGCTCGCCGACGCGCCGGACTGGATGGACGGCCCGGCGCGCGCGCGGATCGAAGGCGCGATCGCCTCGCTCGGCTGGCGCGCCGAGACCGTCGGTGCGTGGCTCGCGCTGATCGCCCGGATCGGCGGGCCGGCGGATCCCGAATATGTCGATTGGCTGGCGGTCGATCGCGTCGAGGGGCGCGAATATGATGTCGGGCTCCACCGCCACTGGCTCGATCCCTCGAAGCCCTTCGCCAAAACGGTGCTCGAGCCGGCGCACGGCGCAGTGATCACCTCGGCGACGCTGCGTGCCGGCGGCGACTGGAATGTCGCTGAGGCGCGGTCGGGCGCGTCGCATCTGCTGCGTCCGGCGCAGCGCTTCGAGGCGATCAGCCCGTTCGACTATCCGGGGCAGGCCGAAGTGCTGATCGTCACCGACGTCAAACGTGGCGATCTGCCGGCGCTCGCCAATGCCTATGCCCGGCTGGTCGTCGCCGCGGACGGCGGCACGCTCGGGCTGTTCACTGCGATTCGCCGGCTGCGCGCGGTCCACGCGCGAATCGCCGACCGGCTGGCGCGCGAGGGGCTCCCGTTGCTCGCCCAGCATGTCGATCCGATCGACACGGGCACGCTCGTCGACATATTTCGCGACGATCCGCGCACGTCGCTGCTCGGCACCGATGCCCTCAGGGACGGCGTCGACGTCCCCGGCCATTCGCTGCGGCTGGTGGTGATGGAGGGTGTCCCCTGGCCCAAGCCAAGCGTGCTCCACGCGGCGCGGCGGCTTGCCGGCGGCGGCACGGCTTATGACGATCGCATCGTCCGCGCGCGGCTGGCGCAGGCGTTCGGCCGGTTGATTCGCCGCGCCGACGATCGCGGCACCTTCATATTGCTCTCAGCCGCCAGTCCCTCGCGTCTGCTCGACGCTTTTCCTCCGGGCACGCCGGTCGCGCGCGTGACGCTCGACGAGGCGGTGGTGCGGGTTCGGCTTTCCTTGGACGCGCGGTTGCGGCATGGAGCCCCCGCTACCGCCTGA